A single region of the Malaclemys terrapin pileata isolate rMalTer1 chromosome 2, rMalTer1.hap1, whole genome shotgun sequence genome encodes:
- the SFTPC gene encoding pulmonary surfactant-associated protein C, whose translation MDVSSKEALIEAPPDYTPVPRIPCLSPHLKRLLIIMVVVVIIVLVVLGFLLMGLHISEKHTETVLRMTIQGLDGEGSLQQLSMSGKERTGTFHIKAGINSSATVVYDYHHLLICYKSWQGRACYITKMDKENIQGLDTIAKVFQHLQLEQGEEMEEVGFPVPQANRSILGTTINILCSNVPIYWA comes from the exons ATGGATGTTAGCAGCAAGGAGGCTCTGATAGAGGCCCCTCCG GACTACACTCCCGTCCCCAGGattccctgcctctcccctcacctcaagAGACTCTTGATCATCATGGTGGTGGTTGTGATCATAGTCTTGGTTGTGCTGGGTTTCCTCCTGATGGGACTGCACATATCCGAGAAGCACACGGAAACG GTTTTGCGAATGACTATCCAGGGCCTGGATGGGGAAGGGTCCCTGCAGCAGCTCTCCATGAGTGGGAAAGAAAGGACAGGGACTTTCCACATCAAGGCAGGGATCAATTCTTCAGCCACTGTCGTGTACGACTACCACCAC CTGCTGATCTGCTACAAATCCTGGCAAGGCCGAGCCTGCTACATCACCAAGATGGACAAGGAGAACATTCAGGGCCTGGATACCATTGCCAAGGTGTTCCAGCATCTCCAG CTCGAACAGGGTGAAGAGATGGAGGAGGTGGGGTTCCCTGTGCCCCAGGCCAATCGCTCCATTCTGGGCACTACAATTAACATCCTCTGCAGCAACGTTCCCATCTACTGGGCTTAG
- the LOC128832441 gene encoding pulmonary surfactant-associated protein C-like: MEISIEEALIEDPLHYNALDSEMDLCPSCTDCCPSCPSCTNCCPGCPSCKSCCSCWKRVFCCLPKLLCRLPKLPGCPLHIKRILIIVVVIVLIVVVVLGALLLGLHVTQEHTESVLQMTIERLEGEESQLRLSMDWEEEVATFHIDAGTHDPGTVVYDYSNLLISYKSWQGRACYITKMDKENIQGLDTTAKAFHQHFQLKSLIPTPEQGEEEEEEDKGFPMPLADRSILGTTINILCSNVPIYWA, translated from the exons ATGGAAATCAGCATCGAGGAGGCTCTGATTGAGGACCCGCTG CACTACAATGCTCTGGATTCAGAGATGGACCTCTGCCCCAGCTGCACTGACTGCtgccccagctgccccagctgcACTAACTGCTGCCCAGGCTGCCCCAGCTGCAagtcctgctgcagctgctggaaacGTGTCTTCTGCTGCCTCCCTAAGCTACTCTGCCGTCTGCccaagctccctggctgccccctgcacATCAAGAGAATCCTAATCATCGTGGTGGTCATTGTGCTGATAGTTGTGGTCGTCCTGGGAGCTCTGCTGCTGGGACTGCACGTGACCCAGGAACACACTGAGTCT GTTTTGCAAATGACCATTGAGCGGTTGGAAGGGGAAGAGTCTCAACTGCGGCTCTCCATGGACTGGGAAGAAGAGGTGGCGACTTTCCACATTGATGCAGGAACCCATGACCCGGGCACGGTGGTGTATGACTACAGTAAT CTGCTGATCAGCTACAAATCCTGGCAAGGCCGAGCCTGCTACATCACCAAGATGGACAAGGAGAACATCCAGGGCCTGGATACCACTGCGAAGGCATTCCACCAGCATTTCCAG CTCAAGTCGCTCATCCCGACACctgagcagggtgaggaggaggaggaggaggacaaaggGTTTCCTATGCCTCTGGCTGATCGCTCCATCCTGGGCACTACAATTAACATCCTCTGCAGCAACGTTCCTATCTACTGGGCTTAG